In Cyanobacterium stanieri LEGE 03274, a single window of DNA contains:
- a CDS encoding AbrB family transcriptional regulator codes for MSKKQKPLTGKELLKKVKKMGDASREEKAIECGYYTLSGKQKRVSMVKFLNALIEAEGISLDNDSTTEAKKRGRSANYRINVQSNGNLSIGKAYTEKMGLKPGDEFEVVLGRKNIHLKQVEEE; via the coding sequence ATGTCAAAAAAACAAAAACCATTAACAGGAAAAGAGTTACTCAAAAAAGTAAAAAAGATGGGTGACGCATCCCGAGAAGAAAAAGCCATTGAATGTGGATATTACACCCTATCAGGCAAACAAAAAAGAGTCAGCATGGTAAAATTTTTAAATGCCCTCATAGAAGCCGAAGGCATTAGCCTAGACAACGACTCCACCACCGAAGCAAAAAAAAGAGGTAGAAGCGCTAACTACCGCATCAATGTTCAATCTAACGGTAACTTATCCATCGGTAAAGCCTACACCGAAAAAATGGGCTTAAAACCAGGGGATGAATTTGAAGTTGTTTTAGGACGCAAAAATATCCACCTTAAACAAGTAGAGGAAGAATAA
- a CDS encoding Rrf2 family transcriptional regulator yields MKLTTKGHYAVKALLDLSLQPNFKPTSVRAIALRQDIPAPYLEKILIKIRQAGLINSVRGAQGGYQLAYQTDQISLGQILEAVGENLESMPLDINSQNNSADWVTVALWRKLNQKIKQAIYSITLADLYYDARSRQASQGEENNFIV; encoded by the coding sequence ATGAAGTTAACTACTAAGGGACATTATGCAGTTAAGGCTTTGTTAGATCTTAGTTTACAACCTAATTTTAAACCTACTTCTGTAAGGGCGATCGCCCTTAGACAAGATATACCAGCACCCTACCTAGAAAAGATATTAATAAAAATTCGTCAAGCGGGGTTAATAAATTCCGTGCGAGGGGCGCAAGGGGGCTATCAATTAGCTTATCAAACCGATCAAATATCCCTCGGACAAATATTAGAAGCAGTGGGGGAAAATTTAGAGTCAATGCCCTTAGATATTAATAGTCAAAATAATTCAGCTGACTGGGTTACAGTGGCTTTATGGCGTAAATTAAATCAAAAAATAAAACAAGCAATTTATAGTATAACTTTAGCCGATTTATATTATGATGCCCGTAGTCGTCAGGCTTCTCAGGGAGAAGAAAATAATTTTATCGTATAG
- a CDS encoding DUF262 domain-containing protein, whose amino-acid sequence MNNLDITRIFQTESKDIFDFFTQAGAAYYIPVYQREYAWDEDNVEQLMEDILSGVYELVENKQTIHFLGTTILCTENDRSKIQPQDSRAIPTRVDNVIDGQQRISTIALLACCLYQNIFEIKQKLPNTMKNPSLDLDGLREAINTYLKSLQEIFSFDLQRGSPERKPIIIRSSSDCWTCEGSESENYQSDVSSYLAQFIKNIFEIENNRNNFFTFENINKNSLVYKNIKKIQSYLTKIEKSYGLNDDCPTAWQILKTVDQSEFWSYERHELYEVINNCGKKSLEELNKNEKNLCSVVQLFAFCHYLFKRCCFTVIRPQSEVRAFDMFQSLNATGTPLTAIETFKPLVVNIFENNKNNFLGSNFDKYFQKIEDLMKNLRSASSKNKRTNDYLNLFALTYDGKSLRKQFSIQRQWLINKFEQQESIDKKENFICQMGQIAKYCKDIIYSENNLKKSLPQLKCLDLSQKNTSSICLLYLKEANHKMADTILSRFYSQAISSELKIREDDRENLVNYATEEFAVACQVVAAFFTLWRSTLENKGLDDVYRELLKNKMSWEKGDKFLTTKELKTYFRDVLKKENIGTKENWKSKAIDYLKYDNVQKVCKFALFVTSNDTISDPKELGLMKKGTDGSSISYLDPNKWIKELSSIEHIAPQNPNNNNTWDKHLYENDNYQLIGNLTLLPTSINISASNKNWLEKWFYYQHLGETDPDKLKTIKQKAKEKRIKLNDSTIQLLQEAKHAHHIKSIIEVGETGNWDLSLVKKRTERICDILWDRMSAWLDLD is encoded by the coding sequence ATGAATAATTTAGATATTACAAGAATTTTTCAAACAGAAAGCAAAGATATATTTGATTTTTTTACACAGGCAGGTGCTGCTTATTATATCCCTGTTTATCAAAGAGAATATGCTTGGGATGAAGATAACGTAGAACAGTTAATGGAAGATATTTTATCAGGTGTTTATGAATTAGTGGAAAACAAACAAACAATTCACTTTTTAGGTACTACTATTTTGTGTACAGAAAACGATAGATCAAAAATTCAACCACAAGACAGTCGTGCTATTCCGACTCGTGTTGATAATGTAATTGATGGACAACAAAGAATATCAACTATTGCGTTATTAGCTTGTTGCTTGTACCAAAACATATTTGAAATAAAACAAAAACTGCCTAACACAATGAAAAATCCATCTTTAGATTTAGATGGATTAAGAGAAGCAATTAATACTTATTTAAAGTCTTTACAAGAAATATTTTCATTTGATCTTCAAAGAGGTTCTCCTGAACGGAAACCAATAATAATAAGAAGTTCATCAGATTGTTGGACTTGTGAAGGTTCAGAAAGTGAAAATTATCAATCAGATGTATCATCATATTTAGCTCAATTTATTAAGAATATTTTTGAAATAGAAAATAATAGAAATAATTTCTTTACTTTTGAAAATATAAATAAAAATTCTTTGGTATATAAAAATATCAAAAAAATTCAAAGTTATTTAACTAAAATAGAAAAATCCTATGGTTTGAATGATGATTGTCCAACTGCATGGCAGATACTTAAAACAGTAGATCAATCAGAGTTTTGGAGCTATGAACGTCATGAACTATATGAGGTAATTAATAATTGTGGTAAAAAGTCTTTGGAAGAACTGAATAAGAATGAAAAAAATCTTTGTTCTGTAGTTCAATTATTTGCATTTTGTCATTATCTATTTAAACGCTGTTGCTTTACTGTTATTCGACCACAATCAGAAGTAAGAGCCTTTGATATGTTTCAGTCACTCAATGCAACAGGTACCCCTTTAACTGCAATAGAAACATTTAAACCTTTAGTTGTAAACATATTTGAAAATAATAAAAATAATTTCTTAGGGTCAAACTTTGATAAGTATTTTCAAAAAATAGAGGACTTAATGAAAAACTTAAGAAGTGCTTCTAGTAAAAATAAAAGAACGAATGATTATCTGAATTTATTTGCTTTAACTTATGATGGAAAAAGTTTAAGGAAACAGTTCAGCATTCAAAGACAATGGTTAATAAATAAATTTGAACAGCAAGAATCTATCGATAAAAAGGAAAATTTTATTTGTCAAATGGGGCAAATTGCCAAATATTGTAAGGATATAATATATTCTGAAAATAACTTAAAAAAATCTCTCCCCCAATTAAAATGTTTGGATTTATCACAAAAAAATACCTCTTCAATATGTTTGCTGTATCTTAAAGAAGCTAACCATAAAATGGCTGATACGATTTTAAGTCGTTTTTATTCTCAGGCTATTTCTTCTGAATTAAAAATTAGAGAAGACGATAGAGAAAACTTGGTGAATTACGCAACAGAAGAATTTGCCGTCGCCTGTCAAGTTGTTGCCGCATTTTTTACTCTATGGCGTTCGACCTTAGAAAATAAAGGCTTAGATGATGTATATAGAGAGTTACTTAAAAATAAAATGTCTTGGGAAAAAGGGGACAAATTTTTAACAACAAAAGAGTTAAAAACATATTTTAGAGATGTTCTTAAAAAAGAAAATATCGGAACAAAAGAAAATTGGAAAAGTAAAGCTATTGACTATCTAAAATATGACAACGTTCAGAAAGTATGTAAGTTTGCTTTGTTTGTTACCTCAAATGATACTATTTCGGATCCAAAAGAGTTAGGTTTAATGAAAAAAGGAACAGATGGTTCATCCATATCTTATTTAGATCCGAATAAATGGATTAAAGAACTTAGTAGTATTGAACATATTGCACCTCAAAATCCCAATAACAACAATACATGGGATAAACACTTATATGAAAATGATAATTATCAACTAATAGGAAATCTAACTTTATTACCTACCTCGATTAATATTTCTGCATCAAATAAAAACTGGCTTGAAAAATGGTTTTATTATCAACATTTGGGAGAGACAGACCCAGATAAATTGAAAACAATTAAACAAAAAGCTAAAGAGAAAAGGATTAAGTTAAATGATTCAACTATTCAATTATTACAAGAAGCTAAACACGCCCATCATATTAAATCAATAATTGAAGTTGGTGAAACAGGAAATTGGGATTTAAGTCTGGTAAAAAAAAGAACAGAAAGAATTTGCGATATTTTATGGGATCGTATGTCTGCTTGGTTAGATTTAGATTGA
- a CDS encoding phosphoadenosine phosphosulfate reductase family protein: protein MTGKKTRHVLGLSGGKDSTALAILLHREIPDMEYFFCDTHKELQETYDYLDRIQARLGIKINYLSEKRGFDHWLAIHDGLLPSPQMRWCTVKMKIKPFEEFVGDDEAISYIGIRADENREGYISTKPNIKPVFPFKERGLVKADIIRLLEESGIGLPEYYKWRSRSGCFFCFFQRKYEWVMLAENHPDLFAKAVEYESNHRDGRTYTWTQGETLLQLLERKEDIIAQHERAIARKQEKAPNRPLAEALESVLDEEDSTLPCLVCNL, encoded by the coding sequence ATGACAGGGAAGAAAACTAGGCATGTTTTAGGGCTTTCGGGGGGTAAGGATAGCACTGCTTTAGCTATTCTTTTGCATAGGGAAATCCCTGATATGGAGTATTTTTTTTGTGATACTCATAAGGAGTTACAGGAAACCTATGATTATCTCGATCGCATTCAGGCTCGTTTAGGCATTAAAATAAATTATCTTAGCGAAAAAAGGGGTTTTGATCATTGGTTAGCGATTCATGATGGTTTATTGCCTTCTCCTCAGATGCGCTGGTGTACGGTAAAAATGAAGATTAAGCCTTTTGAGGAATTTGTGGGGGATGATGAGGCTATCAGCTACATCGGTATTCGTGCGGATGAAAATAGGGAGGGTTACATCTCTACAAAGCCGAATATTAAACCTGTTTTTCCTTTCAAAGAGAGGGGTTTGGTAAAGGCTGATATTATTCGTTTGCTAGAGGAAAGCGGTATCGGTTTACCTGAATATTATAAGTGGCGTAGTCGCTCTGGTTGTTTTTTTTGTTTCTTTCAACGCAAGTATGAGTGGGTGATGTTGGCGGAGAATCATCCTGATTTGTTTGCAAAGGCGGTGGAATATGAGTCAAATCATCGGGATGGTAGAACTTATACCTGGACTCAGGGAGAGACTTTATTACAGCTTTTGGAGCGTAAAGAAGACATTATAGCACAACATGAAAGGGCGATCGCCCGTAAACAAGAAAAAGCACCGAATCGCCCCCTAGCAGAAGCGTTGGAGTCTGTATTAGATGAGGAAGATTCTACCCTACCCTGTCTAGTGTGTAACTTATAG
- a CDS encoding HNH endonuclease domain-containing protein, with the protein MFTDNKSLPSSHCLNISALSQLFSSTTNSYKYLFFSALLDILERNLFNCGLVTFRDLVVEMLANAWYPHVFFKLSFGKQDKISLKLDRLNIQSEKKAITRKDILISILSHSNVDDVINSLMFYVPFRLIRPFFLEELKGAKDANINYKMIELSRDFFEKKKPLYCFNSEDYKSIDGVIIHPEWINYIKENFVILKGWVAWEWLNYMQKNNPNTPNLARKLFPLVKRKSLVKQAKYWRLILEKESLTCIYSGHILDKKSISVDHYLPWSFVAHDQLWNLIPSIHNVNSAKSNNIPATNYLEKFINLQHQGLMISHDILPKNKWLKYIDCYLTDLKINEPNDLLKLEILMKAYQKTFKPLISLAEIQGFSTNWHYG; encoded by the coding sequence ATGTTTACTGATAATAAGTCTTTACCTTCTTCCCATTGTCTGAACATTTCAGCTTTAAGTCAATTATTTAGCTCTACTACTAATTCTTATAAGTATCTTTTTTTTAGTGCTTTATTAGATATTTTAGAAAGAAATTTATTTAATTGTGGGTTAGTTACTTTTCGAGATTTAGTAGTTGAAATGTTAGCTAATGCTTGGTATCCCCATGTATTTTTTAAATTATCTTTTGGTAAACAGGATAAAATTTCTCTTAAGTTAGATAGACTTAATATACAGTCAGAAAAAAAAGCTATTACCAGAAAAGATATTTTAATTTCTATTCTTAGTCATTCTAATGTTGATGATGTTATTAATAGCTTAATGTTTTATGTTCCTTTTCGTTTAATAAGACCATTTTTTTTAGAGGAATTAAAAGGAGCAAAAGATGCTAATATAAATTATAAAATGATTGAGTTATCACGAGATTTTTTTGAGAAAAAAAAGCCATTATATTGTTTTAATAGTGAGGATTATAAATCAATAGATGGTGTTATTATTCATCCTGAATGGATTAATTATATCAAAGAAAATTTTGTAATTCTTAAGGGGTGGGTTGCTTGGGAGTGGTTAAATTATATGCAAAAAAATAATCCTAATACTCCTAATTTAGCAAGAAAGTTATTTCCTTTAGTAAAACGTAAATCGCTTGTTAAACAGGCAAAATACTGGAGGTTAATTCTTGAAAAAGAGTCTTTAACATGTATTTATTCTGGTCATATTTTGGACAAAAAAAGTATTTCTGTGGATCATTATTTACCATGGTCATTTGTTGCCCATGATCAATTATGGAATTTAATTCCTAGTATTCATAATGTTAATTCGGCTAAATCCAATAATATTCCTGCTACTAACTATTTGGAAAAGTTTATTAACTTACAGCATCAAGGGTTAATGATTTCCCATGATATTTTACCTAAAAATAAATGGTTAAAATATATTGATTGTTATTTAACTGATTTAAAAATAAATGAGCCTAATGATTTATTGAAGTTAGAGATTTTGATGAAGGCTTATCAAAAAACTTTTAAACCTTTGATTTCTTTGGCGGAAATACAGGGGTTTTCTACTAATTGGCATTATGGTTAA